Proteins from a genomic interval of Diprion similis isolate iyDipSimi1 chromosome 10, iyDipSimi1.1, whole genome shotgun sequence:
- the LOC124411212 gene encoding eukaryotic translation initiation factor 2D — translation MFIKGFKVKSNNPLKGSERKKLYSEISATFPSLGDEQIQNILPKKEAVSSMKIMTHSGEIGKLFCASDVPMFFQLDSGIYPTVYTLWQYPDLLHSFTTHHAVIQKLASGADLMLPGVVLQGPPSLHAYGKLEKGTPVSINTSDNKAAVAVGITAHSSYDLYMAGGRGKCVEILHALGDTLCQLGKPPMRPNLDVPFAHEEVDEGDEILPEKLQELDIRGEIKTETIEERLRQENTDESGDPEENVKSVENEAPSEKLDPIQEMDKLLEYCFLKACKTSIKKGDLPMLSSNFFKNHLLAVCPPDQTIDVKKSSYKKLSVFLASMKTKGIINTSTLKGVETLLSVKTDHPLIRELVIMEERAPVEPVISNVPVVAECYRVTADVFPVLSKFGYDKGDILTRAEVRKSFTEYVKKENLQDGKILTLNPQLAGILRTKEHQETLGWEDALNKFIGRMTHTHQVTVAGTRLVRSGKLEPIDITVATRSGNKKVTLVNNLETFGIKLQEFSKECQGIGASATITDVPGKKTPSVLVQGNQVLYVYKLLTEKYQINKKYIRGLEYAPKQRK, via the exons atgttcatcaAAGGATTCAAGGTGAAAAGTAACAATCCGCTGAAAGGTTCTGAAAG aaaaaaattatactccgAGATATCCGCAACATTTCCGAGCCTCGGCgatgaacaaattcaaaatatactACCGAAGAAAGAGGCGGTCAGTTCAATGAAGATAATGACACACAGCGGGGAAATCGGCAAACTCTTCTGCGCCTCGGATGTTCCGATGTTCTTTCAGCTCGATTCAGGCATCTATCCCACCGTTTATACTCTTTGGCAGTACCCAGACCTCCTGCACAGCTTCACTACTCATCACGCTGTCATACAAAAGCTCGCCAGTGGCGCGGACCTCATGTTGCCAGGAGTCGTTCTCCAGGGTCCACCGTCCCTTCACGCGTATGGGAAATTAGAAAAGGGAACTCCGGTGTCTATCAATACCTCTGACAATAAG GCAGCAGTTGCAGTTGGCATCACTGCTCACTCCAGTTATGATTTATACATGGCAGGAGGTCGCGGTAAATGTGTAGAAATACTACACGCGCTTGGCGATACTCTTTGTCAACTGGGAAAACCACCTATGAGACCAAACTTAGATGTGCCATTTGCCCATGAAGAGGTAGATGAGGGGGATGAAATTTTGCCCGAGAAACTCCAGGAACTCGATATCAGGGGCGAAATTAAAACTGAAACAATAGAGGAACGCTTAAGACAA GAAAATACTGACGAGAGTGGTGACCCAGAGGAGAATGTGAAGAGTGTCGAAAACGAGGCGCCTAGTGAAAAACTGGACCCCATTCAGGAGATGGACAAGCTCTTGGAGTACTGTTTCCTAAAAGCGTGTAAAACCTCGATAAAAAAGGGAGATCTGCCGATGCtctcgtcgaatttttttaaaaaccacTTACTGGCTGTTTGTCCGCCTGACCAAACTATAGACGTCAAAAAGTCGAGCTATAAAAAGTTGTCTGTATTCTTGGCCAGCATGAAAACTAAGGGCATAATCAACACCTCGACTTTGAAGGGCGTTGAGACATTGCTGTCTGTTAAG ACCGATCATCCGTTAATAAGAGAATTGGTGATAATGGAAGAACGTGCACCAGTTGAACCCGTTATATCGAACGTTCCCGTTGTTGCAGAGTGTTACAGGGTTACGGCAGATGTTTTTCCCGTTTTATCAAAATTCGGATACGA CAAAGGGGACATTCTGACTAGGGCCGAAGTGCGGAAGAGCTTCACTGAATACGTAAAAAAAGAGAACCTTCAAGATGGAAA AATCCTAACTTTAAATCCACAACTGGCCGGCATTTTGCGGACAAAAGAGCACCAAGAAACTCTGGGCTGGGAAGATGCGCTCAATAAGTTCATTGGCAGGATGACCCATACCCACCAAGTGACGGTTGCCGGAACGAGGTTGGTACGAAGCGGAAAATTGGAACCGATTGATATCACAGTCGCTACTAGGTCTGGAAATAAAAAG GTGACGTTGGTGAACAACTTGGAAACCTTTGgcataaaattacaagaatTCAGCAAAGAGTGTCAAGGAATTGGAGCCAGTGCTACAATAACTGATGTACCTGGAAAAAAAACGCCTAGTGTCCTTGTACAAGGCAACCAAGTTCTCTACGTTTATAAATTGTTAACTG aaaaataccAGATAAATAAGAAGTACATAAGAGGCCTCGAATATGCACCTAAACAACGGAAGTAA
- the LOC124410964 gene encoding tyrosine-protein phosphatase 69D isoform X1, with the protein MLRSQAPTMKISSLFVCFVLAYTSSEDPGKLISSNLLNELQETTSPINITVSQREEYILAETTPSLTCKSKVQGYTWWTKDGGNLTLPQNSSDESVWEIKRASRNNTGNYTCVVATLTGEVFNETRYIRVIEPAKITGGQPVRVKTGEPAVLSCNVEGYPLSNFTWVKISGDEIDKNMSTGDVEWNETYRKMIINFTKVSLKHNGTYECNAKGAEPDNFVRNETSLTVTDVPHVHINTVKAVGAHRVFLNWTVHDRNDPVKKYTLLYKKNDSSPWLYNTEPIDGGKTSYVLTNLDNNTDYLFKIQATNSIGSSPIYEYAGLVRTLEEDPVFIPNVVSQGVTSDSIQITWDPPGKELEDHFHYYKLISIRLTDNIREEACLWNQTNKFVFSDLVPWTNYTFSVVACNTYTDECGNWSTPLRVETQDGVPSPPRNVSVMCEYSNISNTGVVYVTWASPVEPNGVITRYSVQINGSACYKNDSGIMGCYNVDSTTTTIDGSKNKTCKFEHRLANTNYTVSVNAETKFGKIRPGKLASNNCSMPIAAPSVDSMNVASWEKYVNGHQNMFLLKLRRISERNGPICCYRIFIVKLALNQKLRDLPDPRNVDVDTYQKVYTSNSGGVYLADMFDSDNIRSPIVIGNDEISNGNENCRYCVGLKPKTFQSVLNLANQPPSTDAENITSNTDDPAISDALTTLRRRRKNVPSISFSYNGETYIPEDGPLDKESNYTAFIEVIVNGSNPGEFFPAYSNYLNPQLVGSNYPIHEPPENLGLMMQICVALLIIVVIILMGMCVLHKYLKHARQGGEEIISLRNSFRHLCRTLRGRHQLVASNPPDMPPISRADLLQAYIDRHRDSDYGFQHEFELLPDRFADRTTRASEARENLYKNRYPDIKCYDQTRVRLVQVDGICGSDYINANFVLGYKERKKFICAQGPMENTVCDYWRMIWEQHLELVLMLTNLEEYSKTKCAKYWPDKSESRSFGDITVEHVRERPYSDYVVRELKMTRTGERDSRIIIQYHFLVWKDFMAPEHPHAILRFIKRVNEAYSLEKGPILVHCSAGVGRTGTLVALDSLLQQLADEGQVSIFNTVCDLRHQRNFLVQSLKQYIFVYRALMEMAQFGDTEIPATQLKSHVEKLRQRDNGKDKTKMEEEYDKISSMLEDRKSFSVGGGDENRIKNRNDLVIPYDRNRVILTPVPGREHSTYINASFIEGYDNSESFIVTQDPLESTIPDFWRMISEQCASTIVMLSDLSDGPRKCPRYWSDDEVAYDHIRVRYIQSESCPYYTRRELCLINEKTDENMIVTQYHYHGWPTVEGEVPEVTRGLIELVDQTISNDVESGGPLVVHCHCGSDRSSMFVALSILVQQLRTERRVDIFTTTKKLRSQRHGMIGSFAQYEFLHRAIVNYSDLHNLGEDEAAS; encoded by the exons ATGTTACGAAGCCAAGCCCCGACAATGAAGATATCCTCCctcttcgtttgtttcgtattAGCTTACACCAGCTCCGAAGATCCTG ggAAATTGATATCTTCAAACTTACTAAACGAACTTCAGGAAACAACATCACCGATTAATATAACAGTTTCTCAACGAGAGGAATATATCTTAGCAGAAACAACGCCGTCCTTGACTTGCAAATCGAAGGTGCAGGGATACACTTGGTGGACAAAAGATGGAGGGAACTTGACATTGCCGCAAAATTCATCAGATGAAAGCGTGTGGGAAATAAAAAGGGCCAGCAGAAACAATACTGGAAATTATACATGTGTCGTTGCAACTCTGACAGGGGAAGTTTTCAATGAGACTAGATACATAAGAGTAATAG AGCCTGCCAAGATAACGGGAGGACAACCGGTACGTGTTAAAACAGGCGAACCGGCGGTACTTTCGTGTAACGTCGAAGGATATCCACTGTCAAATTTCACTTGGGTGAAGATCAGCGGCGATGAGATAGACAAAAATATGTCCACTGGGGATGTCGAGTGGAATGAAACATACCGCAAAATGATCATTAACTTCACCAAAGTTAGCTTGAAACATAACGGCACTTACGAGTGTAATGCAAAAGGCGCTGAACCTGATAATTTTGTTAGGAACGAGACATCGCTGACGGTGACCGATGTTCCTCATGTTCATATAAACACTGTAAAAGCAGTTGGTGCCCACAGAGTGTTTTTGAATTGGACCGTACACGACCGAAATGAtcctgtgaaaaaatatacacttTTATACAAGAAGAATGACAGTTCACCCTGGCTTTACAACACAGAACCTATTGACGGGGGTAAGACTAGCTATGTTCTTACAAATCTGGATAACAACACCGACTACCTGTTCAAGATTCAAGCCACTAATTCGATCGGATCTTCGCCTATATATGAATATGCGGGCTTGGTTAGAACATTGGAAGAAG ATCCTGTATTCATTCCGAACGTCGTGAGCCAGGGGGTGACTTCCGATTCTATACAGATTACCTGGGATCCGCCCGGAAAAGAGTTGGAAGATCATTTCCATTATTACAAACTGATTTCAATTCGTCTCACTGACAATATCAGAGAAGAAGCATGTTTATGGAATCAAACGAATAAGTTTGTATTCTCAGATCTTGTTCCTTGGACTAATTACACATTTTCGGTAGTCGCCTGCAACACGTACACAGATGAATGTGGGAACTGGAGTACCCCACTGCGAGTCGAGACACAAGACGGAG tacCTAGTCCACCACGGAACGTCTCTGTGATGTGCGAATACAGCAACATCAGTAATACAGGTGTCGTTTACGTGACGTGGGCGTCCCCAGTCGAACCAAATGGTGTGATAACGCGATACAGTGTACAAATTAACGGCTCAGCTTGCTATAAAAACGATTCAGGCATTATGGGCTGTTATAATGTGGACTCAACAACCACAACCATAGATGGGTCGAAAAATAAGACATGCAAATTTGAGCACCGCCTAGCAAATACTAATTACACG GTTTCTGTGAATGCTGAAACTAAATTTGGCAAAATTCGGCCAGGCAAATTGGCCAGCAATAATTGTTCAATGCCTATAGCAGCTCCGAGCGTAGATAGCATGAACGTGGCGAGTTGGGAGAAATATGTAAATGGACACCAAAACATGTTCCTGCTTAAATTGCGAAGAATATCTGAACGTAACGGACCGATATGCTGCTACAGAATATTTATCGTTAAGCTTGCTCTTAATCAGAAACTCAGAGATTTGCCCGACCCAAGAAACGTTGATGTTGATACCTATCAAAAAGTCTACACGTCTAATTCGGGCGGCGTTTATCTGGCCGACATGTTCGATTCGGACAATATACGCAGTCCCATTGTTATCGGCaatgatgaaatttcgaaCGGAAACGAGAACTGCCGTTATTGTGTCGGACTgaagccgaaaacttttcagtCTGTATTGAATCTAGCCAATCAGCCGCCGTCTACAGATGCCGAAAATATTACAAGCAACACGGATGATCCCGCGATAAGCGACGCATTGACAACTTTGCGGAGACGAAGAAAGAATGTTCCGAGTATAAGCTTTAGCTACAATGGAGAGACGTATATACCCGAGGATGGTCCCTTGGACAAGGAATCAAATTACACTGCATTTATCGAAGTTATAG TTAACGGTAGTAATCctggagaattttttcccgCCTACAGCAACTACCTGAATCCACAATTAGTCGGATCGAATTATCCCATACACGAACCGCCGGAGAACCTTGGACTGATGATGCAGATTTGCGTCGCCTTGTTgataattgttgttattatcctGATGGGCATGTGTGTATTgcacaaatatttgaaacacgCGCGTCAAGGTGGGGAGGAAATAATCAGTCTGAGAAACAGTTTCAG GCATCTATGTAGAACTCTGAGAGGAAGGCACCAGCTAGTAGCGTCAAACCCGCCGGACATGCCACCGATATCACGAGCCGATCTTCTTCAGGCTTACATAGACCGCCACCGCGATTCGGACTATGGTTTTCAGCACGAATTTGAGCTGCTCCCAGACAGGTTCGCAGACCGTACAACGCGGGCTTCGGAGGCTCGTGAGAATCTATACAAAAACCGCTATCCGGACATAAAGTGTTACGACCAAACGCGGGTGCGTTTAGTACAGGTTGATGGTATCTGCGGGTCAGATTACATCAACGCGAACTTTGTTCTCGGCTATAAAGAACGAAAGAAGTTCATCTGCGCCCAGGGGCCGATGGAAAACACCGTTTGTGACTACTGGAGAATGATATGGGAGCAGCACCTGGAGCTCGTTCTAATGCTGACGAATCTCGAGGAGTACTCGAAGACAAAGTGCGCCAAGTACTGGCCGGACAAAAGCGAGTCAAGAAGCTTTGGCGACATTACCGTCGAGCACGTCAGGGAGAGACCGTATTCCGACTATGTCGTGAGAGAGTTGAAAATGACACGAACGGGGGAAAGAGACTCGAGGATAATAATTCAGTATCACTTTTTGGTCTGGAAAGACTTCATGGCACCTGAACACCCCCACGCCATTCTCAGGTTCATCAAGAGGGTCAACGAGGCTTATTCTCTGGAAAAGGGTCCGATCCTGGTACATTGCAGTGCTGGCGTTGGGAGGACCGGGACTCTCGTTGCATTGGACTCGCTGCTGCAACAGCTCGCCGACGAGGGACAAGTGTCGATATTCAACACGGTCTGCGACCTCAGACATCAGAGGAACTTCTTGGTTCAGTCCCTTAAACAGTACATATTCGTCTATCGGGCGCTTATGGAAATGGCGCAGTTCGGCGACACTGAAATACCTGCCACCCAGCTCAAAAGTCACGTTGAAAAACTTCGACAGCGAGATAATGGCAAGGATAAGACAAAGATGGAGGAGGAATATGAC aaaatcagCTCTATGCTGGAAGATAGAAAATCGTTTTCTGTTGGCGGGGGTGATGAGAATAggataaaaaacagaaacgatCTCGTCATACCATACGACAGAAATCGCGTTATACTGACACCGGTACCAGGACGCGAACACAGCACTTATATAAACGCCTCGTTCATCGAGGGATACGACAATTCCGAATCATTTATCGTAACTCAGGACCCGCTAGAATCTACTATACCTGATTTCTGGCGAATGATCTCCGAACAGTGCGCATCGACGATAGTCATGCTGTCCGAC CTCAGCGACGGACCCCGCAAATGTCCACGATACTGGTCTGACGACGAGGTGGCGTACGATCACATAAGGGTGAGGTACATACAGAGCGAGAGTTGTCCGTACTACACAAGACGAGAGCTTTgtttaattaatgaaaaaacggACGAGAACATGATCGTGACGCAGTACCATTACCATGGATGGCCTACCGTCGAAGGGGAGGTACCTGAGGTCACGAGAGGCTTGATCGAATTGGTCGATCAGACAATATCTAACGATGTAGAATCCGGAGGTCCGTTGGTCGTTCATTGCCACTGCGGATCTGACAGAAGCTCGATGTTTGTCGCCCTTAGCATTTTAGTACAACAATTACGAACGGAAAGAAGGGTGGATATTTTTACAACGACGAAAAAGCTGCGCTCTCAAAGACATGGAATGATCGGCTCATTT GCTCAGTACGAGTTCCTGCATCGAGCGATCGTCAACTACTCGGACCTTCACAATCTCGGGGAAGACGAGGCAGCATCTTAA
- the LOC124410964 gene encoding tyrosine-protein phosphatase 69D isoform X2 yields MLRSQAPTMKISSLFVCFVLAYTSSEDPGKLISSNLLNELQETTSPINITVSQREEYILAETTPSLTCKSKVQGYTWWTKDGGNLTLPQNSSDESVWEIKRASRNNTGNYTCVVATLTGEVFNETRYIRVIEPAKITGGQPVRVKTGEPAVLSCNVEGYPLSNFTWVKISGDEIDKNMSTGDVEWNETYRKMIINFTKVSLKHNGTYECNAKGAEPDNFVRNETSLTVTDVPHVHINTVKAVGAHRVFLNWTVHDRNDPVKKYTLLYKKNDSSPWLYNTEPIDGGKTSYVLTNLDNNTDYLFKIQATNSIGSSPIYEYAGLVRTLEEDPVFIPNVVSQGVTSDSIQITWDPPGKELEDHFHYYKLISIRLTDNIREEACLWNQTNKFVFSDLVPWTNYTFSVVACNTYTDECGNWSTPLRVETQDGVPSPPRNVSVMCEYSNISNTGVVYVTWASPVEPNGVITRYSVQINGSACYKNDSGIMGCYNVDSTTTTIDGSKNKTCKFEHRLANTNYTVSVNAETKFGKIRPGKLASNNCSMPIAAPSVDSMNVASWEKYVNGHQNMFLLKLRRISERNGPICCYRIFIVKLALNQKLRDLPDPRNVDVDTYQKVYTSNSGGVYLADMFDSDNIRSPIVIGNDEISNGNENCRYCVGLKPKTFQSVLNLANQPPSTDAENITSNTDDPAISDALTTLRRRRKNVPSISFSYNGETYIPEDGPLDKESNYTAFIEVIVNGSNPGEFFPAYSNYLNPQLVGSNYPIHEPPENLGLMMQICVALLIIVVIILMGMCVLHKYLKHARQGGEEIISLRNSFRTLRGRHQLVASNPPDMPPISRADLLQAYIDRHRDSDYGFQHEFELLPDRFADRTTRASEARENLYKNRYPDIKCYDQTRVRLVQVDGICGSDYINANFVLGYKERKKFICAQGPMENTVCDYWRMIWEQHLELVLMLTNLEEYSKTKCAKYWPDKSESRSFGDITVEHVRERPYSDYVVRELKMTRTGERDSRIIIQYHFLVWKDFMAPEHPHAILRFIKRVNEAYSLEKGPILVHCSAGVGRTGTLVALDSLLQQLADEGQVSIFNTVCDLRHQRNFLVQSLKQYIFVYRALMEMAQFGDTEIPATQLKSHVEKLRQRDNGKDKTKMEEEYDKISSMLEDRKSFSVGGGDENRIKNRNDLVIPYDRNRVILTPVPGREHSTYINASFIEGYDNSESFIVTQDPLESTIPDFWRMISEQCASTIVMLSDLSDGPRKCPRYWSDDEVAYDHIRVRYIQSESCPYYTRRELCLINEKTDENMIVTQYHYHGWPTVEGEVPEVTRGLIELVDQTISNDVESGGPLVVHCHCGSDRSSMFVALSILVQQLRTERRVDIFTTTKKLRSQRHGMIGSFAQYEFLHRAIVNYSDLHNLGEDEAAS; encoded by the exons ATGTTACGAAGCCAAGCCCCGACAATGAAGATATCCTCCctcttcgtttgtttcgtattAGCTTACACCAGCTCCGAAGATCCTG ggAAATTGATATCTTCAAACTTACTAAACGAACTTCAGGAAACAACATCACCGATTAATATAACAGTTTCTCAACGAGAGGAATATATCTTAGCAGAAACAACGCCGTCCTTGACTTGCAAATCGAAGGTGCAGGGATACACTTGGTGGACAAAAGATGGAGGGAACTTGACATTGCCGCAAAATTCATCAGATGAAAGCGTGTGGGAAATAAAAAGGGCCAGCAGAAACAATACTGGAAATTATACATGTGTCGTTGCAACTCTGACAGGGGAAGTTTTCAATGAGACTAGATACATAAGAGTAATAG AGCCTGCCAAGATAACGGGAGGACAACCGGTACGTGTTAAAACAGGCGAACCGGCGGTACTTTCGTGTAACGTCGAAGGATATCCACTGTCAAATTTCACTTGGGTGAAGATCAGCGGCGATGAGATAGACAAAAATATGTCCACTGGGGATGTCGAGTGGAATGAAACATACCGCAAAATGATCATTAACTTCACCAAAGTTAGCTTGAAACATAACGGCACTTACGAGTGTAATGCAAAAGGCGCTGAACCTGATAATTTTGTTAGGAACGAGACATCGCTGACGGTGACCGATGTTCCTCATGTTCATATAAACACTGTAAAAGCAGTTGGTGCCCACAGAGTGTTTTTGAATTGGACCGTACACGACCGAAATGAtcctgtgaaaaaatatacacttTTATACAAGAAGAATGACAGTTCACCCTGGCTTTACAACACAGAACCTATTGACGGGGGTAAGACTAGCTATGTTCTTACAAATCTGGATAACAACACCGACTACCTGTTCAAGATTCAAGCCACTAATTCGATCGGATCTTCGCCTATATATGAATATGCGGGCTTGGTTAGAACATTGGAAGAAG ATCCTGTATTCATTCCGAACGTCGTGAGCCAGGGGGTGACTTCCGATTCTATACAGATTACCTGGGATCCGCCCGGAAAAGAGTTGGAAGATCATTTCCATTATTACAAACTGATTTCAATTCGTCTCACTGACAATATCAGAGAAGAAGCATGTTTATGGAATCAAACGAATAAGTTTGTATTCTCAGATCTTGTTCCTTGGACTAATTACACATTTTCGGTAGTCGCCTGCAACACGTACACAGATGAATGTGGGAACTGGAGTACCCCACTGCGAGTCGAGACACAAGACGGAG tacCTAGTCCACCACGGAACGTCTCTGTGATGTGCGAATACAGCAACATCAGTAATACAGGTGTCGTTTACGTGACGTGGGCGTCCCCAGTCGAACCAAATGGTGTGATAACGCGATACAGTGTACAAATTAACGGCTCAGCTTGCTATAAAAACGATTCAGGCATTATGGGCTGTTATAATGTGGACTCAACAACCACAACCATAGATGGGTCGAAAAATAAGACATGCAAATTTGAGCACCGCCTAGCAAATACTAATTACACG GTTTCTGTGAATGCTGAAACTAAATTTGGCAAAATTCGGCCAGGCAAATTGGCCAGCAATAATTGTTCAATGCCTATAGCAGCTCCGAGCGTAGATAGCATGAACGTGGCGAGTTGGGAGAAATATGTAAATGGACACCAAAACATGTTCCTGCTTAAATTGCGAAGAATATCTGAACGTAACGGACCGATATGCTGCTACAGAATATTTATCGTTAAGCTTGCTCTTAATCAGAAACTCAGAGATTTGCCCGACCCAAGAAACGTTGATGTTGATACCTATCAAAAAGTCTACACGTCTAATTCGGGCGGCGTTTATCTGGCCGACATGTTCGATTCGGACAATATACGCAGTCCCATTGTTATCGGCaatgatgaaatttcgaaCGGAAACGAGAACTGCCGTTATTGTGTCGGACTgaagccgaaaacttttcagtCTGTATTGAATCTAGCCAATCAGCCGCCGTCTACAGATGCCGAAAATATTACAAGCAACACGGATGATCCCGCGATAAGCGACGCATTGACAACTTTGCGGAGACGAAGAAAGAATGTTCCGAGTATAAGCTTTAGCTACAATGGAGAGACGTATATACCCGAGGATGGTCCCTTGGACAAGGAATCAAATTACACTGCATTTATCGAAGTTATAG TTAACGGTAGTAATCctggagaattttttcccgCCTACAGCAACTACCTGAATCCACAATTAGTCGGATCGAATTATCCCATACACGAACCGCCGGAGAACCTTGGACTGATGATGCAGATTTGCGTCGCCTTGTTgataattgttgttattatcctGATGGGCATGTGTGTATTgcacaaatatttgaaacacgCGCGTCAAGGTGGGGAGGAAATAATCAGTCTGAGAAACAGTTTCAG AACTCTGAGAGGAAGGCACCAGCTAGTAGCGTCAAACCCGCCGGACATGCCACCGATATCACGAGCCGATCTTCTTCAGGCTTACATAGACCGCCACCGCGATTCGGACTATGGTTTTCAGCACGAATTTGAGCTGCTCCCAGACAGGTTCGCAGACCGTACAACGCGGGCTTCGGAGGCTCGTGAGAATCTATACAAAAACCGCTATCCGGACATAAAGTGTTACGACCAAACGCGGGTGCGTTTAGTACAGGTTGATGGTATCTGCGGGTCAGATTACATCAACGCGAACTTTGTTCTCGGCTATAAAGAACGAAAGAAGTTCATCTGCGCCCAGGGGCCGATGGAAAACACCGTTTGTGACTACTGGAGAATGATATGGGAGCAGCACCTGGAGCTCGTTCTAATGCTGACGAATCTCGAGGAGTACTCGAAGACAAAGTGCGCCAAGTACTGGCCGGACAAAAGCGAGTCAAGAAGCTTTGGCGACATTACCGTCGAGCACGTCAGGGAGAGACCGTATTCCGACTATGTCGTGAGAGAGTTGAAAATGACACGAACGGGGGAAAGAGACTCGAGGATAATAATTCAGTATCACTTTTTGGTCTGGAAAGACTTCATGGCACCTGAACACCCCCACGCCATTCTCAGGTTCATCAAGAGGGTCAACGAGGCTTATTCTCTGGAAAAGGGTCCGATCCTGGTACATTGCAGTGCTGGCGTTGGGAGGACCGGGACTCTCGTTGCATTGGACTCGCTGCTGCAACAGCTCGCCGACGAGGGACAAGTGTCGATATTCAACACGGTCTGCGACCTCAGACATCAGAGGAACTTCTTGGTTCAGTCCCTTAAACAGTACATATTCGTCTATCGGGCGCTTATGGAAATGGCGCAGTTCGGCGACACTGAAATACCTGCCACCCAGCTCAAAAGTCACGTTGAAAAACTTCGACAGCGAGATAATGGCAAGGATAAGACAAAGATGGAGGAGGAATATGAC aaaatcagCTCTATGCTGGAAGATAGAAAATCGTTTTCTGTTGGCGGGGGTGATGAGAATAggataaaaaacagaaacgatCTCGTCATACCATACGACAGAAATCGCGTTATACTGACACCGGTACCAGGACGCGAACACAGCACTTATATAAACGCCTCGTTCATCGAGGGATACGACAATTCCGAATCATTTATCGTAACTCAGGACCCGCTAGAATCTACTATACCTGATTTCTGGCGAATGATCTCCGAACAGTGCGCATCGACGATAGTCATGCTGTCCGAC CTCAGCGACGGACCCCGCAAATGTCCACGATACTGGTCTGACGACGAGGTGGCGTACGATCACATAAGGGTGAGGTACATACAGAGCGAGAGTTGTCCGTACTACACAAGACGAGAGCTTTgtttaattaatgaaaaaacggACGAGAACATGATCGTGACGCAGTACCATTACCATGGATGGCCTACCGTCGAAGGGGAGGTACCTGAGGTCACGAGAGGCTTGATCGAATTGGTCGATCAGACAATATCTAACGATGTAGAATCCGGAGGTCCGTTGGTCGTTCATTGCCACTGCGGATCTGACAGAAGCTCGATGTTTGTCGCCCTTAGCATTTTAGTACAACAATTACGAACGGAAAGAAGGGTGGATATTTTTACAACGACGAAAAAGCTGCGCTCTCAAAGACATGGAATGATCGGCTCATTT GCTCAGTACGAGTTCCTGCATCGAGCGATCGTCAACTACTCGGACCTTCACAATCTCGGGGAAGACGAGGCAGCATCTTAA